GGGTGTTACATCATTTCAAAAGAGGTTTCCGAGACCTGGCTAGGACACAGGTCTGCTCGGTCGTCGTCCAACTCTTGTCCCACGGCCGTACATTTGAAAATCAATATTTGCACGTGTCCTTTTCGGCAAGACAACAATTGATGAAATTGGTATTCCTACTAGTCAGGACATTTGACTTTCTGGTTTGGACACGTTTTGATGTGGTAGGCACTGGAGAGACATATCATTGCCTGTCTTCTGTCTAAACTGGTCCTCATGGGAGACCGGAACGTCTTCTTTTATTCTCTAGCCGCAGAGACCCTGTAGGCTTTCCTTGAGGATGCCTTTGTTAGAAGGTTTAGTTGGCGAGAGAGTGGCAGGGCGGTGGAGTTGGAGGACAGTGAGAGGAGGTCCTGCTACTTTATGACCATCAAAGTGAGTCTGAGTATTCTGTTGGAGTGAATCCATTTTGTGGAGTCAAAATTACGGAATTGCGGAATTTTATGACCAGATGGGATTCCGTGTCGGAAACGTGTTTTATCCTCTCATTAGACTGGTCTACATGGACGGGTGTTCAGTGCACTGGTAGGTGACCCTTCTAATCGTCCAGTGTCAATATGGGGGAGGCGGAGCCACCCTCGGTTACTCCTGCACATGTGCTAAATCTGATCTATGACCAGGTGGAGGACATGTTGGCCAAACTGACCCTCTTTCTGGACACGTTGGGAGGTCCTCTGCTCATTTCTCTTGTTTTGGAGGACATTGTGAAATCCCTCAGTCTGTTTATGATATCCTGGTGGCCTCTCGTTATTATTTGTAGTACTCCCAAATGAATACTTTCTTTCTTTGGTGGAGAAAGTTGTGCGAGAGTGGAATATGCGGGGACTGGAGTGTCACGGGAGTGTTATCCTACGACAATGTGCACACGTATTTGGAGAACTGTACTGGTTGCTCTCGACTGTGTATGAAGATGTCTATGGAAGTACTCATAGTGTGGTCCCATTCCCTTGTACATTCATAGGAACGTCGTAAAAGGGAAATGGCAGAACAGGTCCTCATTCGATTGGTTTCCGAGGGAGGATTGGAGGCTGGGTGGGGTCCTCTCGTGTTGTGTTttaatgtgggtgtgtttgttatTCCCAGAACATGGCCATTTTGCGTGGAATGACAACTTCACTGCAGTCATGGATGTGCTCTCCACTTCCAACTGCAGTGCCTGTGAAGGACCCTCCTTCGAGATTGTGTGGGACAAGATGTGTCTGATCCTCGGACTATACCGATATATCAGGTTGTTCGCTCTGTGAAACGTTACCTGAGTGCCAACCTACgaataaattgaaaagaaaggcCAGTGAGAACGTGACTGTtctccaaaatattttgaatttagaaATCAGTTTTGCTTTGAAAAGTGATGAGTTTGTTGGTCTTGAaagtaaaaatacacatataactaCGATTGTAAAATTTCGGGCTCTCAGATACCATTTTGATGTCTACATTGAAAAAAAAGGATACAAACcttcattcttttaaatttttttatcccaaagattttcattatttaaaaattagaaacaataatttGATTAGTTAATAAGACGCTCGGACAGCCTGGCGAATAGCAATGTCATTCCCACAAATACAGCGATCGACAAACGTTCCAAGAGCCAAAATGATTCTCTGGAATCGTTTTTTATCATTGATATCCGTCAACCAAGCGAGCGACGGAAGAGGCGCGTCTTGGGGCCAAAGATCCCCGAAGACTCCAAGGAGTAAAAGAAGCGAATTCGAGAGGTGGCCTTACTTAAGAATCTTGCAATCCTCGGTCAGCCTCGAAGCGTGCCCAGGATCAAAGCGCGGAAGTGCGCGATTTCAGTCGGTGTCTGAGCAGGTGAAGTCCCGAATACGAGATTTCCCCTGCTCGTAAGGGAAGGGGACATTTGAGCTTTTTCCGTCTTCTCTATCCAGCTCCACCGGCTCAAAGATTGACGGGACACCCACAGAAACAAAACCTCTCTGTATGATTGCGTTGAGTTCACTGTGGCGAGCAGCTGACCGGCACTCCGACAGCAAGCGAGAGGGTGCAAATCGTACTCTTAACAGTTCCCACACAAAGGCATTTGTGCGCCTGTAAGATCTTCACCCAGACACGGAGGGAGATTGCGATCCTTAAGCAATCCTTGTCCACCAGATCAAGATGGAAGCCAAAGGGAGAGCTTTTAATCAAACACTGCGGAGATCGTCGAAGACCAGATTGCAGCGTGAGCTCGTAAAGATCCTAAGAACAAGGTCAAAGTCGGAGAGAAGGTCATTTCAGTAAAAATACGGTGTATATCTAAACGTGTAAAAGGTCTTGGGGCAGAAAAGTAGTTTCGGAGGAGGAAAAGAGCCAAATTAGGCTCGATGTCTTTAAGCTCCTCGAtcattttagatatatttgaGATTTTTCAAGATAGTGAGCCTTCAAAGGCAGAAGGACACATGAAAAAAGAGAATACTAAGATTTGGTTTGACTGTAATTTGAAAGTGGGAAAGAATCTTTCGGAACAAAAAGGATAACCGTGGAACATAAAGATGTTAACGAAGTAAGAtaatttaaaaaagcaaaactGCTCAGAAACTCTACATAACCTCCAATCAACAGGAACAATCGTCCAAACGTTCAAAGAAGAACGTCAAGTCACGCTTAAGCAATGCAAAGTATATAACATCATCACAGCTTTATGTAAGAACAATTTTGATGAACGTTCTCTCAGGGCAAATTTTAGAAATGATCCTAAGAAGACTAGCTTTAAAATTGATGATGAAAAACAATTTCTATGAACGTTCTCTCAAAGCAAATTTTAGAAATGATCCCTAGAAGTATAGCTTTAAAATTAcgcagaagaagaaaaatttttatttaaaaagaggCTGTTAGTAGAGAATAGATAAGGACCTTTGACATTCCTGCCTTTTTAGTCCCGGACACACGCTCACTTCTCAGCCGCAAACTAAGACTTACCGCCTTACCTGGTACCCAGACATTATCTTCTCTAGGACCTTAGATAGACCTTTGAAGGACAATTCCTGGGTTTCCGAGTGCTCCTCTCGCCATCCTTAGCCATGGGCTAGCCGGCTAGCTTGTCTTCTGACTTTCTTGAGTGCGCTAATTAAATTGATAACGCGTTTCGTCTTTtcatatttaagtataaaaattGACAGCAGGCAAATTAGTTTATTAAATTAGTTCATTAAATTACGAATACTCGAATGAAAGTAGTCATTACTGGTTCCAAAAGGTAATGTCTCTTGTCTACTGTAGTGGAATGGGCTACTCCACTGATATAAACTCTTAGTGGGAAGTGATCCTTCCCGCCATCTCATCATTGCCTGTAGAAATGTACAGAAAGGCTTGGAAGCCGTCAGTTCTCTCAGACAAAACAACCAACATGTCAAAAAAGCCTGTCCTCATAGACATGGTCTCCCGACTGTCCATTTTCAGGGGTGTGAATTATATTAAAACACAGTACTCATTCCCCACAGCCAGAAAAAACCATCTGGACGGGCTTATATCCAATGAAGAAACCACGGGCACGTGTCACGTGGTCTGGAGTCATTGCATAAAAAACTTATTTTCACCGTATTCTGCCCTAAAAAAGTCCAGAAACGTGTTTGATATGTTTTCGACAAGCAAACGACTGTTCTGTTAACAGACTGGGTTCATAGCTTGTAGTCTGGAGATCCCGccaggagagagagagtttaaaatatattgaaattcttGTTGAATTATTGGATAGTTTGGCATGATttgattgttttaattttattactttGTATGTGAAATAAGAGTGTAATTAACATATCGTGTCATTAAAGAAAAGGCAGCAGAATCTAGTGAAATTAATTCAGAGCTTAATGTTTTTCGTCAAAATAATAAACCAAATTAATCCTTCTTCGAATCTTCGTTATTTTAAATAGATTTCTTGttaagaaataaattgaaaatttatttgaattatCATCATGTAATTTGAAAAAGTAAAACGTTTCGTAGTGAAATTGGCTTACGGAGACAACTTGAGGAAGTTTTGAAAACTCTCAAAGTATCCTCTGCGCCCACAATCCCGATGATCCTGAAGGAAATCtgtatttgatcactataatGGCGTGTACACTGAAAGAGTGACTTCGGTGCTTTGTTTTTATCTTTCGTTAACGATTTCTCCTTTTTCGTAGATTTTGTTTTTTGgacaataaaaacaattctattccaaggatttttaaaaatcaagttaaataatcaattatcgaattataacttatatattttctaaaaatattattttttgaaatgaataaaaatatcgaATTATTATCAATAGCGTGTTCTGCACGCTTTCCtgttgttgtgtgttttgtttttgtacgttgattattacttttattcaaatttttaaagtataattttctatttgcattttattgctgattaaatatttgtacatgtagaataccttgaaaaaagttattttacaagtTAATTGTGGCTATTGCCTCACTAGTTTAATCTCAATTTAATGCatcttttttaattgatttttttctctatgtatatattcatttttattgatatttcatgatttatcaacttattgtatttttctttgatcaaaatttgattaaatctgtaaaatattactttttaatctctttattattcacaattCTTAAATctttgtaaattattattattgtaatttgaatcattattgttatattttttttctagatttttttaaactgaacacgaatttaattattgttatattatttttataaattattatgtcaCAGGCTTAGTGTGTACCGAGCCTAGGTGGTTATACTTTGGACTTTTTTTTAGacttggaaaaaaattcaaaaaaatatttgaattctatttcaaaatctattttgtcaagataaatgttataaaatgacCTCGGGGACGAAAGATGCCAAGGAGACATTTCGTAACCGTTAATCGCGTAAGCATGCTCGAGACATTTCAAGAGACAAAGGTCGTCTACAGGCGGATTATACCAACAGGGAGGAACGGCGACCGTAAAGTCTAACGTATCAGGCTGTTTAGAAGGCTCTAATGACTTAGGGGACAAATCTATCGTAATGAGGTAACGGGACTTCTGCGCAGAATCTTTTCTTGTGCGATAATCAAAGCACCCTTTGAGATATTAAGCGCATCGCACATTACCTCTACGGATCTTTCTTATTTCTATGTCTCCGAATTTTGCTTTCATATCGAAGGTATAGTTCATTAGAAAAATTGCAAGGCTTGACGTAACCAAATCCTGGTTGAAATCAACCATTCGATTAAGAGTGTTTATAATTGCACGCTCGTTTTTAGTGTATTATATTTCAACTCTACCAAGAACGGCCGATACTCACGGGCGAATGTCCCAACCTCCATCTTCACATTCATATTGAGTAGTATTGGCCCGGCTCCCATATATATTTTCTGGTATTCAGGATTTTCCCATCTTCAGGGTTTGGCTTCAAGAATTCTCCGAGAGGTATAGTTCTTGGTTTATTTTCTTCACCTTCCTTTAGGCATTGTACTTTCATTATTTGCTGATATTCCACATCTCCTATCGATTCACGCATTTCTTCttgaaaatttttcatttatattttcacaaACTCTTTATACAACTTCGAGGTAATTAGTCTCTTTTTTTTGACACTCTTAAATCCATCGACGCCCATGTGGCTTTCTTCCTACTGAAGAACTTTCTTGCCTTTCCTCGTTTGGAGTACGCACTTCGCACTTCTCCCTGTTTCCGATTCCCGGATGCAGTCGGAGAATTCGATTCGCTGCTCAGGAATACTCTCGTTCAAATCTCAAACGTACATTTTGACGAAATGGGCTGGAACAGGCTATCCTGCATATCAGGCACGGGGGTCTCGGATTCCAAGCGCCCTCGGTCCTCTCCTTgccatgttttctttcctcctctcaccGATGCATGCCTCTCGTAGTCCAGATCCTTCCTCCTCCCTCTGGATCGCTCACGGACTCAGAGCTTTCATACGGCACATCGTTGTGGACAGATTGCGGACTAAAAACTCCCGTTGACCTATGCCTTATGCGCGAATGGACGGAGATCAGCAGCCTTCAGTCTTTCCGGTACTTACTGTCTCACGGAGACCAACACCGGCGTGCTTGTCTGTTGTCTGGAGCATCTCCACGGACTGGCGCTGGATCAACGCCTATCCTTCCCCCGCAGCTGGAACCTTCCTGGACCCAGACTGTTTAAGAATCGGAATATCTCTCCGACTCGGCTTGGACATTTGCCAGCTTCACCAATGCCGTTGCGGGGCTCATATAGACCGCAAAGGTCTACACCCGCTCTCTCCTGCCGCAAATGCCCTGGGAGGTTCCCCAGGCACGGACAGCTTAATTCCATAATAAAGCGTCTGCTCGAGGCAACCGGCATCCCGTGCCAGCTGGAGCCCTCTGGCCTTAACAGGGCGATGGCAAGAGGCCGGACGGCGTCTCGCTCTTCCCGTTCAAGTGCGGCAAAGCGATCGTCTGGGACGCGACATGCTCTGACACTTTTGCGTCAACATGCCTTCTCGCGTCCGCGATCGAAGCTGGCACAGCGGCGAGGAGGGCAGAGACCCGGAAGAGAAAGACAAGTACGCCTCGCTCGCCGACAGATTCCTCTTTGTGCCTGTTTCAGTCGAAACATCAGGCACATTCGGCCCAGCCACGCTACGTTTTCTCACCGAGAGAGGTTGTCACCTCGGGAGGATTAGAAACGACCCCCGTGAGGTCAATCGGCTTTTTGAGCGCGTCTCAATAGCCGTACTCAGGGGGAACagtttctctattctctctgcgGCTAGTAGCTGACTTCTTGTTCCATTTCTTTTCtagctaaataataaaaaaaattaattagttatttattttttttgcttgcgCGTTCCCGCGCACGATTGCGAGTGAGATCCTCTGCCTCAACCAAGAGGACTCGCGAGCATCCATCTTCTTCCGAGCGATGAGGATACCGAGGTCTTTTAGGTAGCATGAGGTCTGCGGGCCGGAAGCGCCTGATGTCTCAAGAGCCACAGGCACGCGAAGGAATGCCGAGTGGCAAGATTCTTGTACTTTTCCACTTTGCGGGCTTCCGCCACGGCCGCGACAGAGCCGAGAACGGAACGGGAGAAGCGAGACGGATCGTGTAGAGCGGATGGGGACCCGTGTCTGCGCACGTGGCGTCCCAGATCAGGCAATTGCCATTCCGGAATGGGAAGGTGGTCATCCCGTCCGGGCGTTTGCCGTCCCCTCTGTCCAATCCAACTGGTTCAAGCACGTTGGGGAAGCCAGCAGCGTTGAGAGCTCTTGAAATTACGTCGTTGATTGCTCCATGGCGAGGCGAGCGGCCTGCGCTCCGGCGGCAGGAGAGGGGGTGAAGGCCTTTCACGTCCACCGTACCTCCGCATCGACAGGGATGAGAGGCGCAGACATCGAGCCCCAGCCGAAGAGCGACCCCAATGCGCAGTGTTTCGTTGTCCAATAGGGAACCCGTCGATGACGTTGGGTAAGCGTCGAGCCAAGATCCACTATGCTCGTGTGCTGCCGAAAGCAGGCACGCCAGCCGGTGTTGGTCTAGCTCTGGTTTCATCTTCGAAAACGAGTCGGCGGCCCATATTTCATCCCATTCACGTTGCACAGACATGTCGGACGGGAGGGGTAGGTGTTTAGCGTCAGTCCAGAATTCCAGAAGGTCGGCAGTCGGCAACCAGAGAGAGTTCGTTGAAGGGGAGTAGAACCTCTCGGACAAGTTGCCGGTTTCTGGAAATTGAAGAGAAGTGTGCATGTGGAGCCAGATCTTTTGGCGAGCGAAGACCGATCCCACCAAACCTGACGGGAAGTTTCGCTTGAGTCCAGCCGATTTCGTCAAAAGAGATGTTCAGGACTGCTTCCGTGCAAGATTTCAGTGATTTTTCCAAGTGAGTCAAAGTGTCTGGATGCGAGTAGCATGGCAGGCAGCGGAGCGTGTAAAGAAGTTTCGGCATGTGTATGCTGTTTTTCATAAGGAAGAAAGCGATGTGTGAGTCTAACTCCAAGAGACTGCTGTGAGGTGGGTTACGGAATTCAGAGTCCTTCTTCGCCAGATGGGCCTTTAGGCCAGATGGGGTTAAAGGGCATCCAAGGAAGGTTGCTTCTGATGGCTGGATTGTTTGTGCACCAGCGATGAAGCCTTGAATTGTCATGTTGACATTCGGAAAATCCGCCTCAGGGTAGTTGAGGTTTAGGATTTCCGATTTATCCACGTTAACGTTCAGTCCAAGGTTGCGCAAAGAAGGGATTAGGCGGGATAGGTCCTCGGTGATGGATTCAACTGAGCCGCCAATGGTGGCGTCGTCCAGGTACCATAAATTGAATGGTGAGAGGATTGACCGTACAGCCTCGTCGATTGCTAAGGCGAATAGTAATGGTCCAAGAGGGGCCTTGTTGGACTCCTGTTCGAGAACGGATGACTTTATCCCCAAAGATAAGTGAGGTGTCTTCCCCGTACGAGAGGAGACAAGCTGGGAAATCTCCGGAGCCCTCTCGACGCATACCTCCATTATACGGTCCCTCCTGACGCTGTTGAAGGCATTACGCAGATCGAGTTTGACAGCCATGTGACGATGAAGTAGAGCGtcctttgaaagaaagagagTTCGGGCCGCGTGTACGCAGCTTCACAGCCGTTTGGGATCCCGACTCCCAGTTGAAGTGGAGCTAGTTCGGTGCTGAGGCGTAGACTGGCGTGTCGTGCGGCAGCTTTAGCGGCAAGCCGGCGGAACAAGTTGCCAACAGCGATCGGACGAATACCTCCGTCCTTTTTTCTGAATGCCAGTAGATGAGACGAGAAAAGTAGCTTCATAGCAAAATTCGGGATGTTCCCGCTCAGCAACCGGTTTATAAGTGTGTTGATGGCAGTGAGTAGAGTTGGCCTGCCTCGCCTGTCGTTTGAGAAATAAGGTCTTTTAGGTGCCCTGGGCGTAGTCCGTCTAGGCCCCCACAGCTGCTTTTCCCGAAAGATTGAATTGATCGTTTGACTTCCTCGTTGGTCAGAGTCAGAACTGGGATGTCTCTTGGGCGTTCAAGGGTCGGAGGTCGACGGGAGGGTCTGGATGTTTGGTTTTCAGTTTGTCGAGAACGTCGGGAGTTGGAAGTAAGACCGTGTCGTCGTTCATGACAGTGCGGATAGCAGCTCGGATGTCGCCTTCGGCCAGCTTGCTACTGACACGTTCACTCAAGTCCCGCCGGAGTTGTAGTCCGGGTTAGGGTGCTTGTTGTCATTCTTCGTGTGGGTGTGTGAAGGACAAGTTTGCGGGAGAAATCTTTGGTAGAGAGAAAATTTTGCTGATGTTCTGTTTGATTCGTGAGGAGagaggttgtggatttttttcaGTGCGAAACTGAGTCCCGAGGGTCAGAGGGGCAAAGCTGATGAAGCGGGTCCATGCTTCCCAAGTATTCAACAGAAGCGTATCGTTGATAACAGTTGACAGGCACATAGCTGTTTGTATGCGGGCAGATTTAGGAATTCGGAGAGGGATTTTTAGAGACCGGCGAAAACACGATAATTCGACGAGGAAGGAGTCCACGTTTTCGAATGAGTTACTGGCCGTTGTGGGCATGGTCTGGTGGTTAGTGAGTATAGGCCCAGAACggtggggagggggagaaagCAGACAGGAGAGCAAAGCCATCTAGTGATTGCCGAGGCGGCTTTCTTGCTGATTTTGAGAAAACTTTTTCACTTAAATTACATATAGGAATTTAAATCATGATTTTACTGCTTATAATGGATGGCTTTATAAATTCAAGAAACAATTCGAAATTATATTCAGAATAAAGCTTTCAAGAATCCTCTGTgcccacgatccggatggtcttggagaaAAGTTGTCGGCACTGACTATAATTGAAGATACGCAATGAAAGAGACACTTCGGTCCTCGTTTAATCTCCCCATTaaggatcttttcttttttctttcggtttctgttttTGATCAATAACGACATTCCATTCAGAATAATACATTGCGAATCACGATCAGTTGATATAGGAAGAGCGGAAAACATCCGATCGACTTTTAATAATTTGTTTGAAAACTATGGCCGAGAAGACATTTTCAACTGTGATGAAACTTCAAAAAGCTGTTTTCAAAAAGAGTTTTGTTGAGAGAAATGAGCCACAAAcattacataaaataataaaagaacgtATGACAACTTCTTTTGTGTTGCATTTACACaggagaaaaatataaaccacTTATAATTGGGCGTAAAAAGTCACCAAGAGTAAAGGTGTGAATCTGAAATAAATCGATATTGAATATGATGTTTTGTGTCAAAGTCTGAATGACAAAAAAACTCTTACCACTCACATCACACAGGATAACTCGACACAGAGaccataaaattttattatttctatgatAAAAATCCTGCAGCACAAATTGATGATGTGATAAAAAGATCACAATATTGGatgttattttatgttcaaaattgACATGGGAAAAGATTCCAGATACTTTAATACAACATTGATTTGAAAAAGCTTTGGAATATGACTGTCGGCAAACAGAAAATATCTGAAAAAGTCTGATTGATTCGGATATTGTGGAAAAAGTGACTTTGGAGAGTTACTGGGTTGATAATAGTAGTGAAGAGGACTGCTGTGAACAATTTCCGACACTTATCCAAAATCTTCAGAGACACTCCCTCAACGAAGAGGGCTGACCAACTTCAGTAGGCAGAAACAACCTTTCTATTAACATATTAAACTCCGCTCTCCTCTCCAAAGCATTAATCTGGTCTTCTATAGCAACT
The window above is part of the Octopus sinensis unplaced genomic scaffold, ASM634580v1 Contig16382, whole genome shotgun sequence genome. Proteins encoded here:
- the LOC115230797 gene encoding uncharacterized protein LOC115230797, with amino-acid sequence MAVKLDLRNAFNSVRRDRIMEVCVERAPEISQLVSSRTGKTPHLSLGIKSSVLEQESNKAPLGPLLFALAIDEAVRSILSPFNLWYLDDATIGGSVESITEDLSRLIPSLRNLGLNVNVDKSEILNLNYPEADFPNVNMTIQGFIAGAQTIQPSEATFLGCPLTPSGLKAHLAKKDSEFRNPPHSSLLELDSHIAFFLMKNSIHMPKLLYTLRCLPCYSHPDTLTHLEKSLKSCTEAVLNISFDEIGWTQAKLPVRFGGIGLRSPKDLAPHAHFSSISRNRQLVREVLLPFNELSLVADCRPSGILD